In Mucilaginibacter celer, one DNA window encodes the following:
- a CDS encoding SusC/RagA family TonB-linked outer membrane protein, protein MNKKIIPNLLSRFFLIPVLFSMVLLKPFISNATVKNKTYVAIAQVTGTVTDETNLPLPGVSVRVKGTDKGTATNTAGKYVINAQEGAVLVFNFVGYEQQEVTVGGSASINIKMKPKANMLNEVVAIGYQTIRKSDVTGSIASVKSGDLNLAAPTLGQALVGKVAGVQVSQTSGAPYTSPKIRVRGVGSFNANSDPLYVIDGYPAGNNIFINPDDIESIDILKDAASAAIYGSRASGGVVLITTKKGKEGKGRFEYDVQTGIDQLGKKVKLLNADQAALLVIDGRNNAYHDLWVNGGHTWNDAMYSDNNATRVANVGNSGSVSIPDGLYNFAAQTPIKQTVNTDWQDELYRNAFMQKHTLSFSGGSNGVRYYVSGSYQNQAGIIVTTGQQRYNFRTNVEGDVSKKLHIGASIAYTQNTNQETQEGRFDHGPILGALIYMPYLPAYNADGSLQTNVEAAGSTQYGYQGIENPVALAERVKINRKGYRSNYNANVTYNILSGLNFKVNLGTSTYTEKYDYYYPTTLSSGAFPPGSQQSILAANATASDNIYNDRLAEFTLNYDKVYGKHRLNLLGGYTAQRTTTDYISVRASGFQNDNIPEISNKGADPAFFTLNGASKSALTLLSYLGRASYSYDGKYFLIGSFRADGASRFGPANKYGYFPSVSAGWNLSSEPFYHDFLGDQSTVKIRASWGKSGNYNIPDYRTAQTLASPVGAVLNGGVVTATYPGGIQDNTLSWESTSQYNFGTDVGLFNGRLQIIANYYLSYSGDLLYNKPISAISGSTTILTNLQGAKVRNTGFDVQLDGKIITTKDFTLGATGNFNLNRNKVLNLPATNNIIINGAERSYLTSITTNGQPIGMFYGFKVGGMVTPENISKVAPSASSSNPLKPGDLWFVDTNGDGKVNDADKTIIGSPYAKFTYGFGFNATYKHFDFSSSFSGSYGNQILDGQDYYLYNGEGSGNQYANVAQRYRNEAEPGDGSFYRASRAGTQSNSTRLSSFYLQSGSYLRCNNLTLGYTLPNILQNTLGLSRARVFASVVNAFTITKYKGYNPDVDYNYSGAATNNTQPANLAPGIDYGTYPLVRSYNLGVNVTF, encoded by the coding sequence ATGAATAAAAAGATTATTCCAAATCTTTTGAGCAGGTTTTTTTTAATTCCTGTTTTATTTTCAATGGTTTTGCTAAAACCTTTTATCTCAAACGCAACGGTAAAAAATAAAACGTATGTTGCTATAGCACAGGTTACTGGTACTGTTACCGACGAAACAAATCTTCCATTACCGGGCGTATCTGTACGCGTAAAAGGTACCGATAAAGGTACTGCCACCAACACTGCAGGTAAATATGTGATCAATGCTCAGGAAGGCGCTGTACTGGTTTTTAACTTTGTAGGTTATGAGCAGCAGGAAGTAACTGTAGGCGGCTCGGCAAGCATTAACATAAAAATGAAGCCCAAGGCAAACATGCTTAACGAGGTTGTAGCCATCGGTTACCAAACCATCCGTAAAAGCGATGTTACCGGCTCTATCGCCAGCGTAAAATCGGGCGATTTAAATCTGGCTGCCCCTACATTGGGCCAGGCTTTGGTTGGTAAAGTAGCCGGTGTACAGGTTTCACAAACCAGCGGTGCGCCATATACCAGCCCAAAAATCAGGGTTAGAGGTGTGGGCTCGTTCAATGCCAACTCTGATCCGTTATATGTAATTGACGGTTATCCAGCCGGCAACAATATTTTTATCAACCCTGATGATATCGAAAGCATCGACATTTTGAAGGATGCTGCTTCGGCTGCCATTTACGGTTCACGTGCATCGGGCGGTGTAGTATTGATCACCACCAAAAAAGGTAAAGAAGGTAAAGGCCGTTTTGAATATGACGTACAAACCGGTATCGACCAGCTTGGCAAAAAGGTAAAATTGTTAAATGCCGATCAGGCTGCTTTGCTGGTTATCGACGGTCGTAACAACGCTTACCACGATCTTTGGGTTAATGGTGGGCACACCTGGAATGATGCCATGTACTCTGATAACAATGCCACCCGTGTTGCCAACGTAGGTAACTCGGGCAGTGTGAGCATTCCTGATGGATTGTACAATTTTGCTGCCCAAACTCCAATAAAACAAACTGTAAATACCGATTGGCAGGATGAACTTTACCGCAATGCATTTATGCAAAAACACACTTTGTCGTTTTCGGGCGGTAGTAATGGTGTGCGTTATTATGTAAGCGGTTCGTACCAAAACCAGGCCGGTATTATTGTTACCACAGGCCAGCAGCGTTACAACTTCCGCACCAATGTGGAGGGCGACGTGAGCAAAAAATTGCATATTGGTGCCAGCATTGCCTACACCCAAAACACCAACCAGGAAACACAGGAAGGCCGTTTTGACCACGGCCCTATTTTAGGTGCCTTAATTTATATGCCTTACCTGCCTGCCTACAACGCCGATGGTTCACTACAAACCAACGTTGAGGCTGCCGGCTCAACCCAATATGGCTACCAGGGCATTGAAAACCCGGTTGCTTTGGCCGAGCGTGTTAAAATTAACCGCAAAGGCTACCGCAGCAACTACAATGCAAACGTTACTTACAACATCCTGTCGGGTTTAAATTTCAAGGTAAACTTAGGTACTTCAACCTACACCGAAAAATATGATTATTACTACCCAACTACCTTAAGTAGCGGTGCATTCCCTCCGGGCTCGCAGCAATCAATCCTGGCTGCAAATGCAACAGCTTCTGATAATATTTATAACGACAGGCTTGCCGAGTTTACCTTAAACTACGATAAAGTATATGGTAAACACCGTTTAAATTTATTAGGAGGTTATACCGCGCAACGTACCACTACCGATTATATCAGCGTACGTGCTTCAGGCTTCCAGAATGACAACATCCCCGAAATTTCAAACAAAGGTGCCGATCCGGCTTTCTTTACACTTAACGGGGCTTCAAAAAGTGCCTTAACTTTGCTGTCATACTTAGGTCGTGCAAGCTATAGCTACGATGGTAAGTACTTTTTAATCGGTTCGTTCCGTGCCGATGGTGCTTCACGCTTTGGCCCGGCTAATAAATATGGTTATTTCCCATCGGTATCTGCCGGCTGGAACCTGTCGAGCGAGCCGTTCTATCACGATTTCCTTGGCGATCAGTCAACCGTAAAAATCCGCGCAAGCTGGGGTAAAAGTGGTAACTATAACATCCCCGATTACCGTACTGCGCAAACTTTGGCCTCGCCGGTGGGTGCTGTGTTAAACGGCGGTGTTGTTACTGCAACCTATCCGGGCGGTATCCAGGATAATACCTTAAGCTGGGAATCAACTTCGCAATACAACTTTGGTACTGATGTAGGCTTGTTTAACGGCCGTTTACAAATTATTGCCAACTATTACCTGAGCTACTCGGGCGATTTATTGTACAATAAGCCAATTTCGGCAATATCAGGCAGCACAACAATCCTTACCAACCTTCAGGGTGCAAAAGTGCGTAACACAGGTTTCGATGTCCAGTTGGATGGTAAGATTATCACCACCAAAGATTTCACTTTGGGTGCAACCGGTAACTTCAATTTAAACCGCAACAAGGTTTTGAACTTGCCTGCCACCAATAACATTATCATAAACGGTGCCGAGCGTTCGTACTTAACCAGCATTACTACCAATGGCCAGCCTATCGGTATGTTTTATGGCTTTAAAGTAGGTGGCATGGTAACCCCTGAAAACATCAGCAAAGTTGCCCCGTCGGCTTCATCAAGCAACCCGCTCAAACCGGGCGATCTGTGGTTTGTTGATACCAACGGTGATGGTAAAGTGAACGATGCTGATAAAACCATTATCGGTTCGCCTTATGCCAAATTTACCTACGGTTTTGGTTTTAACGCTACTTACAAGCACTTTGATTTCAGCTCATCTTTCAGCGGTTCGTACGGTAACCAGATTCTTGATGGCCAGGATTACTATTTGTACAACGGCGAAGGCTCGGGCAACCAGTATGCTAATGTGGCACAACGTTACCGTAATGAAGCTGAACCGGGCGACGGTTCATTTTACCGCGCTTCACGTGCCGGTACACAAAGCAACAGCACCCGTTTATCAAGCTTTTACCTGCAAAGTGGTTCGTACCTGCGTTGTAACAACCTTACTTTAGGGTACACCCTGCCTAATATTTTGCAAAATACTTTAGGCCTGAGCAGGGCACGTGTATTTGCAAGTGTGGTAAATGCCTTTACCATCACCAAATACAAAGGGTACAACCCTGATGTTGACTACAACTATTCGGGGGCTGCTACCAACAACACCCAGCCTGCCAACCTTGCCCCTGGTATCGATTATGGTACCTATCCGCTGGTGCGCTCATACAACTTAGGTGTTAACGTTACTTTTTAA
- a CDS encoding MBOAT family protein produces the protein MQNTLVHIIYFAFINLALILLGYVIVKRSLVWSAWFSLLPAILAVYIIFNHEHPVLKMLGIIATTFTVMKVITATVDYSGKKAKPKFVPWLAFAAGWAGMRAQPFETLGSPALPNAWHMIRFGISRVVAGLLLIALAHGIVALHLDSGLTYVLVSPVLLVALSLILHFGLLSIGAGQWRLMGVNTYYIFRQPAKAMSLTEFWGKRWNLAFIEMTTIAIFRPLRVKIGKDGALAVAFVFSGLLHELALSVPVNSGYGLPLLYFAIQGIALLIEKWLPGCNLTFLKHAVWARLWVFFWLIVPMPLLFHTQFIKQVVWPLAGFLHLF, from the coding sequence GCTTTGATACTGTTAGGTTATGTGATTGTAAAACGGAGTTTGGTTTGGTCTGCGTGGTTTTCATTATTGCCGGCTATCCTTGCAGTATACATCATTTTTAACCACGAACACCCTGTACTAAAAATGCTTGGCATCATAGCAACAACTTTTACGGTAATGAAAGTGATTACTGCTACGGTTGATTACAGTGGAAAAAAGGCAAAACCCAAATTTGTGCCCTGGCTGGCATTCGCAGCAGGCTGGGCAGGTATGCGTGCGCAGCCGTTTGAAACATTGGGCAGCCCCGCTTTGCCAAATGCCTGGCACATGATAAGGTTTGGCATCAGCAGGGTAGTTGCGGGTTTGTTGCTTATTGCATTAGCTCACGGTATTGTTGCCTTGCATTTAGATAGCGGCTTAACCTACGTTTTAGTAAGCCCCGTTTTGCTGGTGGCCTTAAGCCTCATCCTGCATTTTGGTTTATTGAGCATTGGGGCCGGGCAATGGCGGCTGATGGGTGTTAATACCTATTATATTTTCAGGCAGCCCGCCAAAGCCATGAGCCTTACCGAGTTTTGGGGCAAGCGATGGAATCTCGCTTTTATCGAAATGACTACGATAGCTATTTTTCGCCCGCTTCGGGTTAAAATAGGGAAAGACGGGGCTTTGGCTGTGGCATTCGTGTTTTCGGGTTTGCTTCATGAACTGGCTTTAAGTGTTCCTGTTAACAGCGGTTACGGTTTACCGTTGTTGTATTTTGCCATTCAGGGTATCGCTTTATTGATTGAAAAATGGCTGCCGGGTTGTAACCTTACGTTTTTAAAACACGCTGTATGGGCAAGGTTATGGGTGTTTTTTTGGCTGATAGTGCCGATGCCGTTATTGTTTCATACACAGTTTATTAAGCAGGTGGTTTGGCCACTTGCGGGATTTTTACACCTGTTTTAA
- a CDS encoding glycoside hydrolase domain-containing protein has product MKKVFIALSVFFSFTSPINLSAQTKKQAAETPADKVNVFAGSSGDHGQMSPAASSPFSMLSIGPQTYPNLHMGYEHKAKVFLGFTHNRFEGVGCQGSGGNILIKPFLGDDARACVLNKATESAGPGYYNVAFDNHISVKIVVDQNSGIESYTFPQGKKGFYIDLSHTLANRFVAEEHTLGNNEITGWVDSRTTCNVGTYRVYYCIKFNQPVTFVPGDEHKLTAAIAGNQQQVQVNVAVSSVDVAHAKTSLAGQAPEQLKAQSRAAWNSVLNRIKVKGNPEREKLFYSMLYRTVQSPYVVSEKDGSYRATDGSLQKTRDSVYNGWAIWDNYRTQLPLLSILYPDRYKAITTSIANLYRFGKKDYATKHEPSNTVRTEHAIVVLLDAYRKGYPVEFAGITDSLKADVDKLDFSHPDKALESSYDTWAFSQVLSIMGKAELADQYKQKALGYKTYWNKDFKDLTKNDVDRVSARGLYQGTIWQYRWFVPFDIKGLTKLIGGDKEYISQLDRFFDNDYYNHANEPDIQVPYMYNASAQPWKSQAMVHKYAVDTVIQYYFNDNSRGIDPFVDVIYQNKPDTYVRTMDDDAGAMSAWFVFAATGISPACVGWPVYYLNVPLFKQVTFTWPGGKTFNISVPNYVEGRKYIQSVTLNGKKLNRNWLSQQEIMQGGTLVIIAADKPNEQFGVTEQWISDIEMK; this is encoded by the coding sequence ATGAAAAAAGTATTCATCGCTCTTTCTGTTTTCTTTTCATTTACTTCACCAATCAACTTATCGGCACAAACAAAAAAACAGGCTGCCGAAACGCCTGCCGATAAAGTGAACGTATTCGCCGGTTCATCCGGCGATCATGGGCAAATGTCGCCTGCGGCTTCATCCCCGTTTAGTATGTTAAGCATAGGCCCGCAAACTTACCCCAACCTGCACATGGGCTATGAGCATAAAGCTAAAGTGTTTTTGGGTTTTACGCATAACCGTTTTGAGGGTGTGGGCTGCCAGGGCAGTGGTGGTAATATCCTCATTAAACCATTTTTAGGCGATGATGCCAGGGCCTGCGTTTTAAATAAAGCTACCGAGAGCGCCGGACCAGGTTATTATAATGTGGCTTTTGATAACCACATCTCGGTTAAAATAGTTGTTGATCAAAACTCAGGTATCGAAAGTTATACCTTTCCGCAAGGAAAAAAAGGTTTTTATATCGATTTAAGTCATACCCTTGCCAATCGTTTTGTTGCCGAAGAACACACTTTGGGCAATAATGAAATTACCGGTTGGGTAGATTCGCGCACTACCTGTAATGTGGGTACTTACCGTGTATATTATTGTATTAAATTTAACCAGCCTGTAACCTTTGTTCCGGGCGACGAGCATAAATTAACGGCCGCTATTGCCGGTAACCAGCAGCAGGTACAGGTAAACGTTGCTGTATCATCGGTTGATGTTGCCCATGCTAAAACTTCGCTTGCCGGGCAGGCACCTGAACAGTTAAAAGCCCAAAGCCGCGCAGCATGGAATAGTGTATTGAACCGGATAAAAGTGAAAGGCAATCCAGAGCGCGAAAAGCTTTTTTATTCGATGCTGTACCGCACCGTACAATCGCCTTATGTGGTTTCAGAAAAGGATGGCAGCTACCGGGCTACCGATGGCAGCCTGCAGAAAACCAGGGACAGCGTTTATAATGGCTGGGCCATCTGGGATAACTATCGCACGCAATTACCACTTTTATCCATTTTATATCCCGACAGATACAAGGCTATAACAACATCCATAGCTAATTTATACCGTTTTGGTAAAAAGGATTATGCTACCAAACACGAACCATCAAACACCGTACGAACCGAGCATGCTATTGTTGTATTGCTGGATGCTTACCGCAAAGGTTACCCGGTTGAATTTGCCGGTATTACCGATTCGTTGAAGGCAGATGTGGATAAGCTTGATTTTTCGCATCCTGATAAGGCATTGGAATCGAGCTATGACACCTGGGCGTTTTCACAAGTTTTGAGTATCATGGGCAAAGCCGAACTGGCAGATCAGTATAAACAAAAAGCCTTGGGCTACAAAACTTACTGGAACAAAGATTTTAAAGACTTAACCAAAAATGATGTAGACCGGGTATCCGCTCGCGGCCTTTACCAGGGTACGATATGGCAGTACCGCTGGTTTGTACCTTTTGATATCAAAGGCCTTACCAAACTCATAGGCGGCGATAAAGAATACATCAGCCAGCTCGACCGTTTTTTTGATAACGATTATTACAACCACGCCAACGAGCCTGATATCCAGGTGCCGTACATGTACAATGCCTCGGCACAACCCTGGAAATCGCAGGCCATGGTGCACAAATATGCTGTAGATACCGTTATACAATATTATTTTAATGATAATAGCCGTGGCATCGATCCTTTTGTTGATGTAATTTATCAAAACAAACCCGATACTTATGTGCGCACCATGGATGATGATGCCGGTGCCATGTCGGCCTGGTTTGTTTTTGCTGCAACGGGTATTTCGCCGGCTTGTGTGGGCTGGCCGGTTTATTACCTCAATGTACCTTTGTTTAAACAGGTAACGTTTACATGGCCCGGGGGTAAAACTTTTAATATCAGCGTACCAAATTACGTTGAGGGACGGAAGTATATCCAATCGGTAACGCTGAACGGTAAAAAGCTAAACCGCAACTGGCTTTCACAGCAGGAAATTATGCAGGGAGGTACTTTGGTGATTATTGCTGCCGATAAACCAAATGAGCAATTTGGGGTTACTGAGCAGTGGATCTCGGATATTGAGATGAAATGA
- a CDS encoding RagB/SusD family nutrient uptake outer membrane protein, which translates to MMNKKFIAMACLAAAVAISPSCKKDFLNEKNPNAIEVGASYKTPNDVLLAVNGIYQSLRSGNNVGETSDLWTDQRSDDTGTQDNQSNAGEPFQFGDFSILPSNTYLKSHWVSMFGTISRANSVLSNIDKVPFADNNQKLQYAAEAKFLRAFIYFDIVRTWGDVPLVTKQLLNSDEVAAVTFREKQENVYKQIVADLTDVITNSPLPNLQAPTGRASKAAANFLLGQAYLTMATTLDQANRTANLNNAKTYLMAAYNMRAFGALNTIPYTDVFDVAKKTTCPELIFQIVNIQGDQTYYSSIAGNFQAKGETVNSKKVSTGVGYNVTHDLINEYETGDPRMDFSVKYANDPIVKDWFVTKFRDASDKAGINGYGGNDWILMRYADVILSLAEVNNYLGDAATAIGFLDQVRTRAGMPTYAVSMTNSDYATKYPTLKLAILHERRVELAFEHHRWFDLTRTFTTDELVAYFKAKKQTDFGLAKLSNFGTKDRYFPIPFDETKLDPVKMYQNPGY; encoded by the coding sequence ATGATGAATAAGAAATTTATAGCCATGGCTTGCCTTGCAGCCGCTGTGGCCATCAGCCCTTCATGCAAAAAAGACTTTTTGAATGAAAAAAATCCTAATGCTATTGAGGTTGGCGCAAGTTATAAAACCCCTAACGACGTGCTTTTGGCCGTAAACGGTATTTACCAATCGTTACGCAGCGGTAACAACGTTGGCGAAACCAGCGATTTGTGGACAGACCAACGCTCGGACGATACCGGTACCCAGGATAACCAATCAAACGCGGGCGAACCTTTCCAGTTTGGTGATTTTTCTATCCTGCCAAGTAATACTTACCTTAAAAGCCACTGGGTTTCAATGTTCGGTACCATATCGCGTGCCAATTCGGTGTTGTCAAATATCGATAAGGTGCCATTTGCCGATAATAACCAAAAACTGCAATACGCTGCCGAAGCCAAGTTTTTACGTGCCTTTATTTACTTTGATATAGTACGTACCTGGGGCGATGTGCCATTGGTAACCAAACAATTACTAAACTCGGATGAGGTTGCTGCCGTAACTTTCCGCGAGAAACAGGAAAATGTTTACAAGCAGATTGTGGCCGATTTAACTGATGTTATCACCAACAGCCCGCTGCCTAATTTACAGGCTCCAACCGGTCGTGCTTCAAAGGCAGCTGCTAACTTTTTGTTAGGCCAGGCTTACTTAACCATGGCTACTACCTTAGATCAGGCAAACCGTACAGCCAACTTAAATAATGCTAAAACTTATTTAATGGCTGCTTACAACATGCGTGCTTTCGGTGCTTTAAATACAATTCCTTACACCGACGTTTTTGACGTAGCTAAGAAAACAACCTGCCCTGAGCTGATCTTCCAGATTGTAAACATCCAGGGCGATCAAACCTACTATTCATCAATAGCGGGCAATTTCCAGGCTAAAGGCGAAACCGTTAACTCGAAAAAAGTATCTACGGGCGTTGGCTACAACGTTACACACGATTTGATTAATGAATATGAAACCGGCGACCCGCGTATGGATTTCTCTGTGAAATATGCTAATGATCCTATTGTGAAAGATTGGTTTGTTACCAAATTCAGAGATGCGAGCGATAAAGCAGGTATTAACGGTTACGGCGGTAATGATTGGATTTTGATGCGTTATGCTGATGTGATCCTGTCATTAGCCGAGGTTAACAACTACTTAGGCGATGCTGCTACAGCCATTGGCTTCCTCGACCAGGTACGTACCCGTGCCGGCATGCCAACTTATGCTGTATCAATGACCAACAGCGATTATGCAACCAAATATCCAACCCTTAAGCTGGCTATTTTGCACGAGCGCCGTGTGGAGCTTGCTTTTGAGCACCACCGCTGGTTTGATTTAACACGTACCTTTACCACCGACGAACTGGTAGCTTACTTTAAAGCAAAAAAACAAACCGATTTTGGTTTGGCCAAACTGTCAAACTTTGGTACTAAAGACCGTTATTTCCCAATACCTTTTGACGAGACTAAACTTGATCCCGTTAAAATGTATCAAAACCCGGGTTATTAA